In one window of Nocardia brasiliensis DNA:
- a CDS encoding non-ribosomal peptide synthetase, giving the protein MTRTDRALLVGDPAEPPADWPRTLAAALARAAREPSRGITYVDDEGLERFQNYAHLRRAADSLGSALAERVRPGTPVLLAAADARVQLTAFWGCVLAGAVPVPVGRTGALGAVAQVGERIRAAHELLGRPVVLVDDAVDAVAIGYQVAVDADGAAHPLGTPLWDAAAAPRLGADVAIGLLTSGSTGRPKCVLLTEAALAHRAWAAAEFNGLRASDVALNWMPLDHVGGIVMWALQAVFLGCSLVQVDTARVLADPLAWLDLLEAHRASTTWAPNFGFALVCSALRRAPGRRWRLHRLRHVLDGGEAVVAAVADEFLDLLAPHGLARSALRPAWGMSETGSGVVYSRPSPDEPGIAAVRVWLTADERVRHAASGSGAALELAVTGKPVAGVRIRVVRPDGSVCATDQLGAVQVSGATLFAGYLGAEAEMRDGWFTTGDQGFVTGGALVITGRDDDVVVINGGNIPCQEIEAVVAQVDGVLDGYAAFTVLDRQDGPPRRVVFVSVRAGAAVAEPIRERIALRFGFAVDEVRVLASTEFPRTATGKIQRARLRDKHRASKAETVARHPVSLVRRRDPLAAKVSEVWAELLGAPPRPATSFFAAGGTSMAAVRCVAALGTALGRRVPVALLYEHPTFAEFLAALEPTPRRGGATVLVEQGSPG; this is encoded by the coding sequence GTGACCCGAACCGATCGTGCGTTGCTGGTCGGCGATCCGGCGGAGCCGCCCGCCGACTGGCCGCGCACCCTCGCGGCCGCGTTGGCGCGGGCGGCGCGCGAGCCGAGCCGTGGCATCACCTACGTGGATGACGAAGGGCTGGAACGGTTTCAGAACTACGCGCACCTGCGCCGCGCGGCGGATTCGCTCGGTTCCGCGCTGGCCGAACGGGTTCGGCCGGGCACGCCGGTCCTGCTCGCCGCCGCCGACGCTCGGGTGCAGCTGACCGCGTTCTGGGGGTGCGTGCTCGCGGGCGCGGTACCGGTCCCGGTGGGCCGCACCGGCGCACTCGGTGCGGTGGCCCAGGTCGGCGAGCGCATTCGAGCGGCTCACGAATTGCTGGGCCGCCCGGTGGTTCTCGTGGACGACGCGGTGGACGCGGTCGCGATCGGCTACCAGGTGGCCGTCGACGCCGACGGCGCGGCGCACCCGCTCGGGACACCGCTGTGGGACGCGGCGGCCGCGCCGCGGCTCGGCGCGGACGTCGCGATCGGATTGCTGACCTCCGGCAGCACCGGGCGGCCGAAATGCGTGCTGTTGACCGAAGCCGCGCTGGCCCACCGTGCTTGGGCGGCAGCCGAATTCAACGGATTGCGCGCCTCGGATGTGGCTTTGAACTGGATGCCGCTCGACCACGTCGGCGGCATCGTGATGTGGGCGCTGCAGGCGGTGTTCCTCGGCTGCTCGCTGGTTCAGGTGGACACCGCGCGGGTGCTCGCCGATCCGCTCGCCTGGCTCGATCTGCTCGAGGCGCACCGGGCCAGCACCACCTGGGCACCGAACTTCGGTTTCGCCCTGGTGTGTTCGGCGCTGCGGCGGGCGCCGGGGCGGCGCTGGCGGCTGCACCGGCTGCGGCACGTGCTCGATGGCGGCGAGGCGGTGGTGGCGGCGGTCGCCGACGAATTCCTCGACCTGCTCGCGCCGCACGGGCTCGCCCGCTCGGCACTGCGGCCCGCATGGGGTATGTCGGAAACCGGCTCGGGCGTGGTGTATTCGCGGCCGTCCCCGGACGAGCCCGGAATCGCGGCGGTACGGGTGTGGCTGACGGCCGACGAACGCGTCCGGCACGCGGCGTCCGGCTCCGGTGCGGCGCTGGAGCTGGCGGTGACCGGTAAACCGGTGGCGGGCGTGCGCATTCGCGTGGTGCGGCCGGACGGTTCGGTGTGCGCGACGGATCAACTCGGCGCGGTGCAGGTGAGCGGTGCGACGTTGTTCGCGGGTTACCTCGGCGCGGAGGCGGAAATGCGCGACGGCTGGTTCACCACCGGTGATCAGGGCTTCGTCACCGGTGGCGCGCTGGTGATCACCGGCCGCGACGACGATGTGGTCGTCATCAACGGCGGCAATATCCCGTGCCAGGAGATCGAGGCGGTGGTGGCGCAGGTCGACGGCGTGCTCGACGGTTACGCGGCGTTCACCGTGCTCGACCGCCAGGACGGGCCGCCACGGCGGGTCGTGTTCGTGAGCGTGCGCGCCGGTGCCGCGGTGGCCGAGCCGATCCGGGAGCGGATCGCGCTGCGATTCGGTTTCGCCGTCGACGAGGTACGCGTGCTGGCGAGCACCGAGTTCCCGCGGACCGCGACCGGCAAGATCCAGCGTGCCCGCCTGCGCGACAAGCACCGTGCGTCGAAGGCGGAGACCGTCGCGCGCCATCCGGTGTCGCTCGTGCGGCGGCGAGACCCGTTGGCCGCGAAGGTATCCGAGGTCTGGGCCGAGTTGCTCGGCGCACCACCGCGCCCGGCCACCTCGTTCTTCGCCGCGGGCGGCACGTCCATGGCGGCGGTACGGTGCGTGGCCGCGCTCGGCACGGCGCTCGGCCGCCGGGTGCCGGTCGCATTGCTGTACGAGCACCCGACCTTCGCGGAATTCCTGGCCGCGCTCGAGCCCACGCCACGGCGCGGCGGCGCGACGGTGCTGGTCGAGCAGGGGAGTCCGGGATGA
- a CDS encoding LLM class flavin-dependent oxidoreductase, giving the protein MRLAVFLTPRHALRIAPAAEQLGLEYALAPEGFRGDGVSVLGAAAAVTSRLTLASGLLQAPARGPVLTALTAATLDDLSGGRFELGLGVSAAEVARGWYGADIRRPLAWLREYVEVVRCALAGAPVRYAGEHWRLPPEDCDGTAAVAQLRALEPRPDLPILLGGVGPRALELAGAIADGWIGAFCSPERVSWALEHVRIGRARAGASLDGFRVLPSIPIGVGPDPEAAALALRPYYANFLALGRGAGAYATVATDMGYGAQVQQVHHLVAAGDRAGAAAAVPLDLIWRTALLGDANTIGARMSEYAASGVTTLGLTVLAADFEDQLEILRTARRALELAQGVCP; this is encoded by the coding sequence ATGCGGCTCGCGGTGTTCCTGACCCCACGGCACGCCCTCCGCATCGCTCCCGCCGCCGAACAGCTCGGACTCGAGTACGCGCTCGCGCCGGAGGGTTTCCGCGGCGACGGCGTGAGCGTGCTCGGCGCCGCCGCCGCGGTGACCTCGCGGCTCACCCTGGCCTCCGGACTGCTCCAGGCCCCGGCCCGCGGCCCGGTGCTGACCGCGCTCACCGCGGCCACCCTGGACGACCTGTCCGGCGGCCGGTTCGAGCTCGGGCTCGGCGTCTCGGCCGCGGAGGTGGCGCGCGGCTGGTACGGGGCAGACATCCGGCGGCCGCTGGCCTGGCTGCGCGAATACGTCGAGGTGGTCCGCTGTGCGCTGGCGGGCGCGCCGGTGCGCTATGCGGGCGAGCACTGGCGGCTACCACCGGAGGATTGCGACGGGACAGCGGCGGTCGCGCAGCTGCGTGCACTCGAGCCACGCCCCGATCTGCCCATCCTGCTGGGCGGGGTCGGCCCGCGCGCGCTCGAGCTGGCCGGCGCGATCGCCGACGGCTGGATCGGCGCGTTCTGCTCACCGGAACGCGTCTCGTGGGCGCTCGAACACGTGCGAATCGGCCGGGCCCGTGCCGGGGCGAGCCTCGACGGATTCCGGGTGCTGCCCTCGATCCCCATCGGCGTCGGGCCCGATCCCGAAGCGGCGGCGCTCGCGTTGCGGCCCTACTACGCGAATTTCCTCGCGCTCGGGCGCGGCGCCGGGGCCTACGCGACCGTGGCGACCGACATGGGTTACGGCGCGCAGGTCCAGCAGGTCCATCACCTGGTCGCGGCCGGTGATCGAGCGGGTGCGGCGGCCGCGGTGCCGCTGGACCTGATCTGGCGCACCGCCCTGCTCGGCGACGCGAACACCATCGGCGCGCGGATGTCGGAGTACGCGGCGTCAGGCGTGACGACGCTCGGATTGACCGTGCTCGCCGCCGATTTCGAGGACCAGCTCGAGATTCTGCGCACCGCGCGGCGGGCGCTCGAGCTCGCGCAGGGAGTGTGCCCGTGA
- a CDS encoding cytochrome P450, whose protein sequence is MSGPDPVFPMRRPSPFELPADYHAMREGCPVGRATLRDGAPVWLVTGYADVRSVLTDPGLSADRGAPGFPFLTAESEYLRRIKVFVGMDAPEHGVYRRMFTPEFSARKVAALRPYIQRCVDERIDRLLDAGPPADFVRAIALPVPALAIGRILGVPEADTDLFEELTVRVITHGGAQPFEALVDYVKQLVRAKHGSTAHDLISRVLREHVAPGRLELRALTIVLILILLAGYETTANTLSLGLLALLRHPAQWAALRADPSALPGAIAELLRYTSVAELATCRATTREVEVAGTTIPAGAGVIPLAAAANRDPSVFPNPEVLDIHRDAQRHLAFGYGAHACMGAALAQLELDIVFRTVLARLPELRLDGELPDAAVKYDSVLFGLHQLPLTW, encoded by the coding sequence ATGAGCGGGCCGGACCCGGTGTTTCCGATGCGCAGGCCGAGCCCGTTCGAGCTGCCCGCCGACTACCACGCTATGCGGGAAGGCTGCCCGGTCGGGCGGGCCACCCTGCGTGACGGGGCGCCGGTCTGGCTGGTGACCGGATACGCCGACGTCCGGTCCGTGCTCACCGATCCCGGCCTCAGTGCCGACCGCGGCGCGCCGGGGTTCCCCTTCTTGACCGCGGAGTCCGAATATCTGCGCCGGATCAAGGTTTTCGTGGGTATGGACGCACCGGAGCACGGCGTGTACCGCCGGATGTTCACCCCCGAGTTCAGCGCGCGGAAGGTGGCGGCGTTGCGGCCCTACATCCAGCGCTGCGTGGACGAGCGCATCGACCGGCTACTCGACGCGGGCCCGCCCGCCGATTTCGTGCGCGCGATCGCGCTGCCGGTCCCCGCGCTGGCCATCGGGCGCATCCTCGGTGTGCCCGAGGCGGATACGGACCTGTTCGAGGAACTCACCGTCCGGGTGATCACGCACGGCGGCGCACAGCCCTTCGAAGCGCTGGTCGACTACGTGAAGCAGCTGGTGCGCGCCAAACACGGATCGACCGCGCACGATCTGATCTCGCGGGTGCTGCGCGAGCACGTGGCACCGGGCCGGCTCGAGCTGCGGGCACTGACGATCGTGCTCATCCTTATCCTGCTGGCCGGCTACGAGACCACCGCGAACACCCTCTCGCTCGGCCTGCTCGCGCTGCTGCGGCACCCGGCGCAGTGGGCCGCACTGCGCGCGGACCCGTCCGCGCTGCCGGGCGCGATCGCGGAGCTGCTGCGGTACACCTCGGTGGCCGAGCTCGCCACCTGCCGCGCCACCACCAGGGAGGTCGAGGTCGCGGGCACCACGATCCCGGCGGGCGCGGGCGTGATCCCCCTGGCGGCCGCCGCGAACCGCGACCCCTCGGTGTTCCCGAACCCCGAGGTGCTCGACATCCATCGAGACGCCCAGCGGCACTTGGCATTCGGCTATGGCGCGCACGCCTGCATGGGCGCGGCACTGGCCCAGCTCGAGCTGGACATCGTCTTCCGCACCGTGCTGGCGCGCCTGCCCGAGCTCCGGCTCGACGGCGAATTGCCCGATGCCGCGGTCAAATACGACTCGGTGCTGTTCGGTCTGCACCAGCTGCCGCTCACCTGGTGA
- a CDS encoding condensation domain-containing protein — protein MTETDTSGPHWLAGLPVPQWRFWYREQKQPGYRDGIDTFAFLITGDLSAEALDRALRWVVASHTALRTKIIRVGQRGTRIEVVAPEATPSVLTVRHDTPAPDSAQVRAFVAEPFDLATELPIRALLCTDGGTRQLLVVSVHHTAFDGWSAIVLFDGLGSAYTRELAGAPAPLPTPTDFRASWAEQERATGPDERDELLRWGRQLVGVPDLPLPQPPTATDQLSTGAVDELWFDLPDTAFRNIGSTTPSMVMLAAWARALRTHTGADDFAIGVPVNGRSAESSIDAVGCFASAIALRFRRSEDDHPRTDLATATTGLLRAMDYQFMPLEQILRLDPHRDPRRMPFCQAGFVVQTGASVTLALAETQVEYLHRPKTESSYELTLEVWSGARPRGRLWYRTDILAPDHVATLRDLWLTELSHCTDALREVEHVRGH, from the coding sequence ATGACCGAGACCGACACCTCGGGCCCGCACTGGCTGGCCGGGCTCCCGGTACCGCAGTGGCGATTCTGGTACCGCGAGCAGAAGCAGCCCGGCTATCGCGACGGCATCGACACCTTCGCCTTCCTGATCACCGGCGACCTCTCCGCCGAGGCACTGGATCGAGCGTTGCGCTGGGTGGTCGCGAGCCATACCGCGTTGCGCACCAAGATAATCCGGGTCGGCCAGCGCGGCACCAGGATCGAGGTGGTCGCACCGGAGGCGACACCCTCGGTGCTCACGGTGCGCCACGACACGCCCGCACCCGACTCGGCACAGGTCCGCGCGTTCGTGGCCGAACCGTTCGACCTGGCCACCGAACTGCCGATCCGCGCGCTGCTGTGCACCGACGGCGGCACGCGGCAGCTCTTGGTGGTGAGCGTGCACCACACCGCCTTCGACGGCTGGTCGGCGATCGTACTGTTCGACGGACTCGGTTCGGCCTACACGCGCGAACTCGCCGGCGCGCCCGCGCCGCTGCCGACACCGACCGACTTCCGGGCCAGCTGGGCCGAACAGGAGCGCGCAACTGGGCCGGACGAGCGGGACGAACTGTTGCGCTGGGGGCGGCAGCTCGTCGGGGTGCCGGATCTGCCGCTCCCACAACCGCCGACAGCGACGGATCAGCTCAGCACCGGAGCGGTGGACGAGCTGTGGTTCGACCTGCCGGACACGGCGTTTCGCAATATCGGCAGCACCACCCCGAGCATGGTCATGCTCGCCGCGTGGGCACGGGCGCTGCGCACCCACACCGGCGCTGACGATTTCGCGATCGGCGTGCCGGTGAACGGACGGTCCGCCGAGTCGAGCATCGACGCGGTGGGGTGTTTCGCCTCGGCGATCGCGCTGCGATTCCGGCGCAGCGAGGACGACCATCCGCGCACCGACCTCGCCACCGCGACCACCGGACTGCTGCGCGCGATGGACTACCAGTTCATGCCGCTCGAGCAGATCCTCCGGCTCGACCCGCACCGCGATCCCCGGCGGATGCCGTTCTGCCAGGCCGGATTCGTCGTGCAGACCGGCGCGAGTGTCACCCTGGCACTCGCCGAGACCCAGGTCGAATACCTGCATCGGCCCAAAACGGAGTCCTCGTACGAGTTGACCCTCGAGGTGTGGTCCGGCGCGCGGCCGAGGGGTCGACTCTGGTATCGCACCGACATCCTGGCCCCGGATCACGTCGCGACGCTGCGCGATCTGTGGCTCACCGAATTGTCCCACTGCACCGACGCGTTACGGGAGGTCGAGCATGTCCGCGGTCACTGA
- a CDS encoding nucleotide disphospho-sugar-binding domain-containing protein, whose protein sequence is MRVLLATWNMPGHLYPMVPLGWALRASGHDVVVVSNPDLVPAIVGAGLPALGAGPDFDSYARLREELERRSWKPAAPEPTSDPAVAAERARRRRLNGFRLAAAAAQAQAPDAVAFARRWRPDLVVFEPAGFVGPLIGTLLDVPTVRHLWSIDFTAPIAEFEEDLVAELAAPYGLTRIGVNGDRTLDPAPTRLQVADRQVRDPIRFVPYNGPAVLEPWLLEPPARPRVGITWGTSQSRLGFDHMVLAPRVVRALARHDVELAVAVTEDQRRLFEHVPDNVVHLGPAPLHQLASTCSVLVDQGGAGGVLTALVNGLPQLVISQMPDEVFHGHRVHDSGAGLNLPGGELADADIAAAVDRLLDDEFRTAAGELRADMLARPTPLAVVEQLERLARDGVPESADAAR, encoded by the coding sequence ATGCGCGTCCTGCTGGCGACGTGGAACATGCCGGGCCACCTGTACCCGATGGTGCCGCTCGGCTGGGCATTACGCGCCAGCGGCCACGACGTCGTGGTGGTGAGCAACCCGGATCTGGTGCCCGCGATCGTCGGCGCGGGTCTGCCCGCGCTGGGTGCGGGCCCGGATTTCGACTCCTACGCCCGGCTGCGCGAAGAACTCGAGCGCCGCTCGTGGAAGCCGGCCGCGCCGGAACCGACCTCTGATCCGGCGGTCGCCGCGGAGCGGGCCCGGCGTCGACGGCTCAACGGCTTTCGGCTCGCCGCGGCCGCCGCTCAGGCGCAGGCGCCCGACGCGGTGGCGTTCGCCCGGCGCTGGCGGCCGGATCTGGTCGTCTTCGAGCCCGCGGGTTTCGTCGGCCCGCTGATCGGCACGCTGCTCGACGTACCGACCGTGCGGCACCTGTGGAGCATCGACTTCACCGCGCCCATCGCGGAATTCGAGGAGGATCTCGTCGCCGAGCTCGCCGCGCCCTACGGCCTGACCCGCATCGGGGTGAACGGCGATCGCACCCTCGATCCCGCGCCGACCCGGCTGCAGGTCGCGGATCGGCAAGTGCGCGACCCGATCCGCTTCGTGCCCTACAACGGTCCCGCGGTGCTCGAACCGTGGCTGCTCGAGCCGCCCGCCCGGCCACGGGTAGGCATCACCTGGGGTACCTCGCAGAGCAGGCTGGGCTTCGATCACATGGTGCTCGCGCCGCGGGTGGTGCGCGCGCTCGCCCGCCACGACGTGGAGCTGGCCGTCGCGGTCACCGAGGACCAGCGCAGGCTGTTCGAGCACGTGCCCGACAACGTGGTGCATCTCGGCCCCGCGCCGCTGCATCAACTCGCCTCGACCTGCTCGGTGCTGGTGGACCAGGGCGGCGCGGGCGGCGTGCTCACCGCCCTGGTGAACGGCCTTCCACAGCTCGTCATTTCGCAGATGCCCGACGAGGTCTTCCACGGCCACCGGGTGCACGACAGCGGCGCCGGATTGAACCTGCCCGGTGGCGAGCTCGCCGACGCCGACATCGCGGCGGCGGTTGATCGGTTGCTCGACGACGAATTCCGCACCGCGGCGGGCGAATTACGGGCCGATATGCTCGCCAGGCCGACACCGCTCGCGGTGGTCGAGCAGTTGGAGCGGCTGGCGCGCGACGGTGTGCCCGAGTCCGCGGACGCCGCCCGATGA